The genomic interval ACATGGAGCTCTATCGCGTATGCTCTGGCTTCAATCGCAGAAAAATTCCCCCACGTTACCCACTTGAATGTCGGCGGAGGGTTTGGGGTACCAGAAAAGCCAGGAGCAATCCCACTGAACCTGACAGTCCTAGAAGAGAGCCTGCAGCAATTCCGTGAAACCTACTCCCAATTTGAACTGTGGATCGAGCCAGGGAGATACCTTGTTGCAGGGAGCGGTGTACTTTTAGTACGTGTCACACAGGTTAAGCGTAAAGGATCGACATACTACATCGGGGTGGAAACTGGAATGAACTCTTTGATCCGTCCCGCACTCTACGGATCGTATCACAGTATTGTTAACCTGAGCAAACTGGGTGAAACTCCAAGCATGACGGCAGATATCGTTGGACCTATTTGTGAAACCGGCGACATCCTGGGACGCGCACGCAGACTTCCCGAGACGAAAGAAGGTGATATCCTGCTGATCACGACGACCGGCGCGTATGGCCGGGTGATGTCGTCGAGCTATAATATGCGCGACCCGGCGGCCGAAGTGGTCATCTAGTGCTGGTGGAATTTATGTCCACAGTACTTGCAGAATTCAGACCCTTTCTCCAGCCTCGTCTCCCGGCAGCGTACGCACGGAGTCGTTCGTTTGAAATGGCGATGCGATAAGCTAATGGACATCACAATAATCGCATAGCCGATCACCATTACCATCGCCGCAACGAACTTCCCCAAAGGTGTCTGAGGAGAAATATCTCCGTACCCAACCGTGGTCAATGTTACCACCGCCCAGTACATGCTCAGGGGAATGCTGGCAAATCCATTTTCGGGCCCCTCAATCAGATAGATCATTGAGCCCAGGGTGGTGACAAGCAGCGACAGTGCGAGTACGAACACCCATATTCGCTGCCAACTCTCCTGGAGCAGATAGAGTAAGTGAAGCCCGGCTCTGGTGTACTGTACCAGTTTTAGAACACGAAATACCCGCAACAGGCGAAGAATTCGGATAACAATCAATGCCTGGGCACCGGGAAGTAACAGGCTCACGTACGTTGGAATCACTGCAATCAGGTCCACTACCCCAAAAAAGCTGCGAGCATACCCCAAGGGATTCCGGGAACAGTACAACCGTAGGACGTACTCAACGGTGAAGACCACCGTAAAGAACCACTCCAAGCCGATTAGTAGAG from Rhodothermaceae bacterium carries:
- a CDS encoding ion transporter, giving the protein MEEHKEHQTSWGSRRELLNKILFESTTPLGRGSDIALFIIIVASVVAVMLESIDQVRAVHGTLLIGLEWFFTVVFTVEYVLRLYCSRNPLGYARSFFGVVDLIAVIPTYVSLLLPGAQALIVIRILRLLRVFRVLKLVQYTRAGLHLLYLLQESWQRIWVFVLALSLLVTTLGSMIYLIEGPENGFASIPLSMYWAVVTLTTVGYGDISPQTPLGKFVAAMVMVIGYAIIVMSISLSHRHFKRTTPCVRCRETRLEKGSEFCKYCGHKFHQH